In one window of Candidatus Scalindua sp. DNA:
- a CDS encoding ParA family protein translates to MRSIAFINQKGGVGKTTSTANIGACLALSGKKVLLIDLDPQANLSLHYGMDIHSSGLSIYQIITGTNKPDEVVRKTQDGLDLIPSNIDLASAEIELVNTVGRETVIKFNLENFLYRYDYVLIDCPPSLGLLTLNALTIVKEIIIPLQTEYFALQGVSKLFQTFEVIKKRLNDQLEITGIIPCMYDSRTNLGHEVLDKIKEYFEEKVFNTAIRKNIKLSESPSHGMPIMRYAPDSNGAKDYTALTKEIIDQENTLFKTAIRQTA, encoded by the coding sequence ATGCGAAGCATAGCATTTATAAATCAGAAGGGGGGTGTTGGTAAGACAACCTCAACAGCGAATATAGGGGCATGTCTCGCCCTGTCAGGAAAAAAAGTACTCCTGATAGATCTTGATCCCCAGGCTAACCTGAGTTTACATTACGGTATGGATATCCATAGCAGCGGTCTGTCCATATATCAAATAATAACCGGGACAAATAAACCTGATGAAGTTGTGAGAAAGACTCAGGATGGCCTCGATCTAATCCCTTCTAATATCGATCTTGCCAGTGCAGAGATAGAACTTGTCAATACCGTAGGGCGTGAAACCGTAATCAAGTTCAACCTTGAAAATTTTTTATACCGGTACGACTATGTTTTGATTGACTGCCCCCCGTCTTTGGGACTTCTCACACTGAATGCACTGACTATCGTAAAAGAGATCATCATTCCTCTACAAACCGAATATTTTGCTTTGCAAGGAGTAAGTAAGCTGTTCCAAACGTTTGAGGTTATCAAGAAACGTTTGAATGATCAACTTGAGATTACGGGTATAATCCCCTGCATGTACGATAGCAGAACAAACCTGGGACATGAAGTTCTCGATAAGATTAAAGAATATTTTGAAGAGAAGGTCTTTAATACTGCTATCAGAAAAAATATCAAACTATCAGAATCTCCGAGCCACGGTATGCCGATTATGAGATATGCCCCTGATTCCAATGGTGCAAAAGATTATACAGCTCTGACAAAAGAGATAATTGATCAGGAAAATACCTTATTCAAAACAGCAATTCGGCAAACGGCATAG
- a CDS encoding zinc-dependent dehydrogenase: MRVAMYYNNKDIKVEEMAVPKIGPGEVLLKILACGVCGSDVMEWYRINKAPLVLGHEATGVITQIGEGVKRFKEGDRVFVSHHVPCNTCRYCLGGNHTVCDTLRTTNFEPGGFAEYIRVPAINVDRGVFPLPDDISFEEGTLIEPLACVIRGHRLAKMEPGQTVVVLGSGISGLLQIMLARSTGAGTIIATDINTHRLDFAEKAGADFVVPADEDVPAQILKINNNRLADRVIASTGALPALKTALRSVDRAGTVLFFAPTDPGIDLPVSFNDLWRNCINLMPTYGAAPIDIQVAIDLIASRRISVREMITHRLGLAETGIGFQLVTDAKESVKVVIEPHR; the protein is encoded by the coding sequence ATGCGTGTAGCAATGTATTACAACAATAAAGATATCAAAGTTGAAGAAATGGCTGTTCCAAAGATTGGTCCCGGAGAGGTGCTGCTTAAGATACTGGCATGCGGTGTCTGTGGTAGTGACGTAATGGAGTGGTATCGAATCAATAAAGCACCTCTCGTACTCGGACATGAAGCTACCGGCGTAATCACACAGATTGGAGAAGGTGTTAAGCGTTTCAAGGAGGGTGACAGGGTGTTTGTATCACACCATGTTCCCTGCAATACCTGCCGTTACTGTTTGGGTGGCAATCACACTGTCTGTGATACCCTTCGTACAACCAATTTTGAACCAGGAGGCTTTGCTGAATATATACGCGTCCCGGCAATTAACGTAGACAGAGGGGTATTCCCCCTTCCTGATGATATTTCATTTGAAGAGGGAACGTTGATTGAACCACTGGCTTGTGTCATCCGTGGCCATAGATTAGCGAAAATGGAACCCGGCCAGACGGTGGTCGTTCTTGGCAGCGGCATTTCCGGGCTTCTCCAGATTATGCTGGCCCGGTCAACGGGTGCAGGGACCATAATCGCTACTGATATAAATACTCATCGTCTGGATTTTGCAGAAAAGGCAGGAGCAGATTTCGTAGTTCCTGCAGATGAAGATGTGCCGGCTCAAATACTCAAGATAAACAATAACAGGCTGGCAGACCGTGTTATTGCAAGTACGGGAGCCCTCCCTGCATTAAAAACCGCATTGCGATCGGTTGATCGTGCAGGCACTGTTCTCTTCTTTGCTCCTACTGATCCTGGAATAGATCTTCCTGTCTCATTTAATGACCTTTGGAGAAATTGTATCAATTTAATGCCAACATATGGTGCTGCTCCCATTGACATTCAAGTAGCCATAGACTTAATTGCTTCTCGCCGAATTTCTGTTCGTGAAATGATAACCCACCGTTTGGGGCTGGCTGAGACGGGGATTGGGTTTCAACTCGTTACTGACGCCAAAGAGTCGGTAAAGGTGGTTATTGAGCCACATAGATAG